A genome region from Camelus ferus isolate YT-003-E chromosome 25, BCGSAC_Cfer_1.0, whole genome shotgun sequence includes the following:
- the CDH17 gene encoding cadherin-17, with amino-acid sequence MTTRARLLGVCLLALYLTTGYGQEGKFSGPLKPMTFSVFEGQELSQIIFQFKADPPAVTFKLTGETDGIFQIQPDGLLYHNRSLDRETRAVHRLQVSALDAQGNTVEGPVPITIEVKDINDNRPMFVQPNYEGSVRQNSRPGKPFMYVNATDLDDPATPNGQLVYEIIMQLPRVNDVMYFQINNKTGAISLTLEGSRELDPVKNPSYNLVVSVKDMGGQNDHSFSDSTSVNIMVKENIWKAPEPVEISENSTSPLPIKITQVQWNEPGAHYSLEVKEKPPTFPFSIDQEGYIYVTQPLDREETDTYVFYAVAKDEYGKPLAFPLRISVKVKDVNDNPPACPSALTVFEVQENEQIGSSIGTFTAHDMDEENTVNSLLGYRLVDQTPTVPRDGLFLVEAYSGTVKLAEQSLRKRDAPQYNLTVEVSDKDFKTFCHVHVNIIDTNDQIPIFEKSDYGNLTLAEDTAVGSTILTIQATDADEPHTGSSKILYRVTQGDSEGCLEIDTDPQTNAGYVKVKKPLDFETVHIHNIVFQAENPEPLVPGVQYNASSAATFRLIVTDVDEAPQFLQQVFQAKVSENVARDTKVGNVTAKDPEGLDISYSLRGDKRGWLKIDPVTGEIFSVAPLDREAESLYQVQVVATEVGGSSLSSTAQFHLTLMDVNDSPPRLVKEYTGLFFCHPPKAPGSLIFEVTDDDQQSFLGPRFRFALGSESLQSDWEVSGINGTHARLSTKHTNFEERVYYIPIRISDSGRPPLEGTVSLPVTFCKCVEETCFKPAGHLPGIPTVGLAVGILLTTFLVIGIILAVVFIRMKRNKGQNNAGSARASEVKPLRS; translated from the exons acaaCTGGATATGGCCAAGAGGGAAAGTTTAGTGGACCCCTGAAGCCCatgacattttctgtttttgaaggCCAAGAACTGAGTCAAATCATCTTCCAG TTTAAGGCCGATCCTCCTGCTGTGACTTTCAAACTAACTGGAGAGACAGATGGCATATTTCAGATACAACCAGATGGACTTCTGTATCACAACAGATCCCTGGACAGGGAAACAAGAGCTGTTCACAGACTCCAG GTCTCAGCCCTGGATGCTCAGGGCAACACAGTGGAGGGCCCGGTCCCCATCACCATTGAGGTGAAGGACATCAATGACAATCGACCTATGTTTGTCCAGCCCAACTATGAAGGCTCTGTGAGGCAGAATTCCCGCCCAG GAAAGCCCTTTATGTATGTCAATGCTACAGACTTGGATGACCCAGCCACACCCAATGGCCAGCTTGTTTATGAAATCATCATGCAGCTGCCCAGGGTCAACGATGTCATGTACTTTCAGATCAACAACAAAACGGGGGCAATTTCCCTTACTCTAGAAG GATCCCGGGAATTAGATCCCGTTAAGAATCCTTCCTACAACCTAGTGGTCTCAGTGAAAGACATGGGAGGCCAGAATGACCATTCCTTCAGTGACAGCACATCTGTGAATATTATGGTGAAGGAGAATATCTGGAAAGCACCAGAACCTGTGGAGATTTCAGAAAACTCGACTAGCCCTCTCCCCATCAAAATCACTCAG GTGCAGTGGAATGAGCCAGGTGCACACTATTCCTTAGAGGTAAAGGAGAAGCCACCAACATTCCCGTTTTCAATCGACCAGGAAGGATATATCTACGTGACTCAGCCCTTGGACCGAGAAGAAACAGATACA TATGTTTTTTATGCGGTTGCGAAGGATGAGTATGGAAAACCACTTGCGTTCCCACTGCGAATCAGTGTGAAGGTTAAAGACGTTAACGATAACCCACCTGCGTGTCCATCTGCACTGACGGTGTTTGAGGTCCAGGAGAATGAACAGATAG GGAGCAGCATTGGGACGTTCACTGCTCATGACATGGATGAAGAAAACACTGTCAACAGCCTTTTAGGGTACAGACTTGTGGACCAAACCCCCACAGTTCCCAGAGACGGGCTCTTTCTGGTCGAAGCCTACTCGGGAACAGTCAAGTTAGCCGAGCAGTCCTTGAGGAAGCGAGACGCGCCGCAGTACAACTTGACAGTCGAGGTGTCTGACAAAG ATTTCAAGACCTTCTGCCATGTGCACGTCAACATTATTGATACCAACGATCAGATCCCCATCTTTGAAAAATCAGAT TATGGAAACCTAACGCTGGCTGAAGACACAGCAGTTGGATCCACCATCTTAACCATCCAGGCCACCGATGCGGATGAACCGCACACTGGGAGCTCCAAAATCCTGTATCGAGTTACGCAGGGAGACAGTGAAGGATGCTTGGAGATTGACACAGATCCCCAGACCAATGCTGGATATGTCAAAGTTAAAAAG cctcttgATTTTGAAACAGTACACATCCACAACATTGTGTTCCAAGCAGAAAATCCTGAGCCTCTGGTGCcaggtgtacagtacaatgcCAGCTCTGCTGCCACATTCAGGCTAATTGTGACAGATGTGGATGAAGCTCCACAATTTTTGCAGCAAGTATTCCAAGCAAAAGTCAGTGAAAATGTGGCCAGAGACACTAAAGTGGGCAACGTGACTGCCAAGGATCCGGAAGGTCTGGACATAAG tTATTCACTGAGAGGCGACAAGAGGGGTTGGCTTAAAATCGACCCTGTCACCGGTGAGATCTTCAGCGTGGCTCCGCTGGACAGGGAAGCTGAAAGTCTGTATCAGGTTCAAGTGGTGGCAACGGAAGTAG GTGGATCCTCCTTGAGCTCCACCGCACAGTTCCACCTGACGCTGATGGATGTGAACGACAGCCCCCCGCGGCTGGTCAAGGAGTACACAGGCTTGTTCTTCTGCCATCCCCCCAAAGCGCCCGGGAGTCTCATTTTTGAGGTCACAGATGATGATCAGCAGTCATTTCTGGGTCCACGCTTTAGATTTGCCCTTGGCAGTGAAAGCTTACAAAGCGACTGGGAAGTTTCCGGAATCAATG GAACTCATGCCCGCCTCTCCACCAAGCACACGAACTTTGAGGAAAGAGTTTACTACATCCCAATCCGCATCAGTGATAGTGGTCGGCCGCCCTTGGAAGGGACTGTGTCTTTACCAG tgactTTCTGCAAATGTGTGGAAGAAACATGTTTCAAGCCAGCAGGTCACCTGCCTGGGATACCCACTGTGGGCCTGGCAGTTGGCATACTTCTTACTACCTTTTTGGTCATCG GTATAATTTTAGCAGTTGTGTTTATCCGGATGAAGAGGAATAAAGGCCAGAATAATGCTGGAAGTGCTCGGGCATCTGAAGTCAAACCTCTGAGAAGctga